From Phyllopteryx taeniolatus isolate TA_2022b chromosome 18, UOR_Ptae_1.2, whole genome shotgun sequence, the proteins below share one genomic window:
- the cep170bb gene encoding centrosomal protein of 170 kDa protein B isoform X6, protein MSLKAAHAKKTELDKNAGSKSLTQEVATPRPTPLYGQPSWWGEEDCGSRPDSGDEPHREDPHREVQREAPPPADPDFAGCLSSPQTKTLFAPYQREASYFEIPTKDLQVPKAVVAELQEIPTKDTSPAPTETPPAVQSHASFTIEFDECTPGKIKIKDHVTKFSSRHRKTPPPAKTAPAEAMSSQNKVADWLVHSDVSLMKKRPTCDDVYSTKSDLAVNFKSLKGHHHDDGTQSDSEDPALKGRRSKSQYSGSSAQPKRRTPASPEAPEPPLCRSPPQVRSPVTDPSKQGPPERLSQQAFVIEFFDDNPRKKRSQSFTHNPAHADSYSALKSKPERRKGSERPASVHGHVAPTQQVTVPLKSPGGHGAPQRSGSLRREQADTETYRSTSAIFVRPFGSVGKKSKLAQDLAVEFLKDSSQDSFPTRQQMSPPPMSAPPVMVSPPLPPEPSAPPATAPPPAVDPAPGPAPPPLSFTGGEPKGCQRLLRNEEDDSVSEAGTYTIDTDAHDQEVEDARNMIDQVFGVLDSPEYADLSPGTPRPVLEEGQDANVASCCMMLHDFGLAGSSAPAASPLQAPGPEGPKWVSRWASLADSCAAPGSAPPQEDLRTPIQATEGYSYERSESESSHSSRTRRLLPQVPPEKLDGALPGLLVHHAPSRDRDRADRAPHSPAHQQDSTQCLSVQDELDPDSLSDASRSEDRPIFKQTQNHRTALKSSAPLKGHENSTSSTESPIFYIGSEENPTRADSARFSAHFQRSPDSYAKTPPTTVLIRHLGSHEARRGGLKPHSSAPNLQTQNKDCVPTKDTSSLVRQESFTKTGPSENVQVNKLPHISSQPSIRDLEQRREKFVDADPFLQEPGKFPSPGSGQSSKKGGSSSHVDDSLSGESDVDTASTVSQVSSKNASVTSAVKKQSNGTLRKEKTSFGQQKGRQLSARERLSEKRRNPVSVPPANKAGATKRFQMRRSAGSRGSLDLSSEGQQASRTFSDQEASQTSSRGKKVVSLLQKEDNVKTAIVQVLTRSNSLSAPRPTRASMLRRARLGETSDNEGAETDRASQSSDHAAVAPKAAPEAKKLSRLDILALPRKRTGSFTAPGDNETSSSAGRAAFVNRNADSVLAARKSSVSDAHQAAGRAGGAPGKNTLTRTRSGGAKYPNVGFHPKQKNSDFSSSSDEDYKSSSANATKARRSAQTPRSDRPAAARSKSVSAETEEDEDRSDPYQNWSAHSAEIAKLSHDLAKDLAILAREIHDVAGDGDCGAASSGPALDTSACAVSAGEELLQVAPDDTRNLRNVPERSRLDANMNEAKWDCRGEVTISFSQAVDGWTDGRMDGWSDGWTDGRMDGRMDGWSDGRMDGWTDGRMVGWMDGWTGGRMDGWSDGWTDGRMDGRMDGWSDGRVVGWMDGWTDGRMDGWSDGWTDGRMVGWTDGRMDGWSDGWTDGRMDGWSDGWTDGRMVGWMDARVD, encoded by the exons ATGAGCCTGAAGGCGGCTCACGCGAAGAAGACGGAGCTCGACAAGAACGCCGGCAGCAAGAGTCTGACGCAAG AGGTGGCGACCCCGCGGCCCACGCCGCTGTACGGGCAGCCGTCTTGGTGGGGCGAGGAGGACTGCGGGAGTCGGCCGGACAGCGGAGATGAGCCTCACAGAGAAGACCCTCACAGAG AGGTGCAGAGAGAAGCTCCGCCGCCTGCGGATCCCGATTTCGCCGGATGTCTTTCCAGTCCCCAAACGAAGACCCTATTCGCGCCGTACCAGCGCGAGGCCAGCTACTTCGAGATTCCCACCAAGGACTTGCAAGTCCCCAAGGCCGTGGTGGCGGAGCTACAAGAGATCCCCACCAAGGACACGTCCCCCGCCCCCACCGAGACCCCGCCCGCCGTCCAGAGCCACGCCTCTTTCACCATCGAGTTTGACGAGTGCACGCCGGGCAAGATCAAAATCAAGGACCACGTGACCAAGTTCTCCTCCCGCCACAGGAAGACTCCGCCCCCTGCCAAGACCGCCCCGGCGGAAGCGATGTCATCGCAGAACAAGGTGGCCGACTGGCTGGTTCACAGCGACGTCAGCCTGATGAAGAAGCGGCCCACGTGTGACGACGTTTACAGCACGAAGAGCGACCTCGCCGTCAACTTCAAGTCGCTGAAAG GTCATCACCATGACGACGGAACGCAGAGCGACTCCGAGGACCCGGCGCTCAAAGGTCGGAGGAGTAAATCCCAGTATTCCGGGAGCTCCGCCCAGCCAAAACGGAGAACGCCGGCCTCCCCCGAGGCCCCGGAGCCCCCCTTGTGCCGAAGCCCCCCTCAGGTCCGGTCTCCCGTCACGGACCCGTCCAAGCAAGGTCCCCCCGAGCGCCTGAGCCAGCAGGCATTTGTCATCGAGTTCTTTGACGACAACCCTCGCAAGAAGCGGTCGCAGTCGTTCACACACAACCCCGCCCACGCAGACTCTTACTCCGCCCTCAAGAGCAAGCCGGAGCGCCGCAAAGGCAGCGAGCGTCCGGCATCCGTTCACGGCCACGTGGCCCCGACCCAGCAGGTCACGGTGCCGCTCAAAAGTCCCGGCGGCCACGGAGCCCCCCAGAGATccggttctctgaggcgggaaCAGGCAGATACGGAGACCTATCGCTCGACCTCGGCCATCTTTGTTCGTCCTTTTGGCAGCGTCGGGAAGAAGTCCAAACTCGCTCAAGACTTGGCCGTGGAATTCTTGAAGGATTCTAGTCAGGACTCCTTCCCTACCAGGCAGCAAATGTCGCCTCCGCCGATGTCGGCACCACCGGTGATGGTGTCGCCTCCTTTGCCGCCAGAACCTTCAGCCCCTCCCGCGACGGCGCCGCCTCCCGCCGTCGACCCTGCCCCGGGCCCCGCCCCGCCGCCCCTGAGTTTTACCGGAGGGGAGCCAAAAGGGTGCCAGAGGCTGTTGAGGAACGAGGAGGACGACAGCGTGAGCGAGGCCGGCACCTACACCATCGACACGGACGCTCACGACCAGGAAGTGGAAGACGCTCGCAACATGATCGACCAG GTGTTCGGGGTCCTGGACTCCCCGGAGTACGCTGATCTGAGCCCGGGAACGCCGAGGCCCGTGCTAGAGGAAGGCCAGGATGCTAACGTCGCTAGCTGTTGCATGATGTTGCACGACTTCGGCCTGGCTGGGAGCAGTGCCCCCGCAGCAAGCCCCTTACAG GCTCCAGGTCCAGAAGGACCAAAGTGGGTTTCCCGTTGGGCCAGTCTAGCAGACAGCTGTGCTGCGCCTGGTTCCGCACCGCCTCAAGAAG ACCTGCGCACGCCGATCCAGGCGACTGAAGGTTACAGCTACGAGCGGTCAGAGTCGGAGTCCAGCCACAGCTCCAGGACGAGAAGGCTCCTGCCTCAGGTTCCCCCCGAAAAGCTGGACGGCGCCCTCCCCGGCCTCCTTGTGCACCACGCACCTTCTCGAGACCGGGACCGTGCGGACAGAGCTCCTCATTCTCCCGCACACCAACAGGACTCCACTCAGTGCCTGTCTGTTCAAGATGAACTGGATCCAGACAGTCTGAGTGACGCCAGCCGCTCGGAGGACAGACCCATTTTCAAGCAAACGCAAAACCATCGAACTGCTTTGAAATCTTCAGCTCCTTTAAAGGGTCATGAGAACTCAACCTCATCCACAGAATCCCCCATCTTCTACATTGGTTCTGAAGAAAATCCAACCAGAGCTGACTCAGCCCGATTCTCAGCCCACTTTCAGAGGAGCCCAGACTCCTACGCCAAAACTCCCCCGACCACCGTTCTGATCCGACACCTCGGCAGCCATGAAGCCCGCAGGGGGGGCCTGAAACCACACAGCTCCGCACCAAACCTCCAAACACAGAACAAAGATTGTGTCCCGACAAAAGACACCTCGTCCCTCGTACGGCAGGAGAGTTTCACCAAAACCGGGCCAAGTGAAAACGTCCAAGTCAACAAGCTTCCCCACATTTCCAGTCAGCCGTCCATCAGAGACTTGGAACAGAGGAGGGAGAAGTTTGTGGATGCGGATCCCTTCCTCCAGGAGCCCGGCAAGTTCCCGTCTCCCGGCTCCGGGCAAAGCTCCAAGAAAGGCGGCTCGTCCAGCCACGTCGACGATTCGCTTTCCGGAGAGTCTGACGTGGACACGGCGAGCACCGTGAGCCAGGTGAGCAGCAAAAACGCGTCCGTCACTTCTGCTGTTAAAAAACAGTCCAACGGCACTCTCCGAAAGGAGAAGACCTCCTTCGGTCAGCAGAAGGGACGACAGCTCTCGGCCCGTGAGCGACTTTCAGAGAAACGGCGAAACCCGGTTAGCGTTCCTCCCGCAAACAAGGCGGGGGCGACCAAGCGCTTTCAGATGCGCCGCAGCGCCGGCAGCCGTGGATCTTTGGATCTGTCGTCTGAGGGCCAGCAGGCTTCCCGGACATTTTCTGACCAGGAAGCCTCGCAGACATCCAGCCGCGGTAAAAAGGTGGTCTCCTTGCTTCAAAAAGAGGACAATGTAAAGACGGCAATCGTGCAGGTTCTGACCCGTTCCAACAGCTTGTCCGCACCGCGTCCCACTAGAGCGTCCATGTTGCGCCGAGCGCGCCTGGGAGAAACTTCAGATAACGAAGGTGCGGAGACCGACCGGGCCTCTCAAAGTTCCGACCATGCCGCTGTGGCGCCAAAAGCGGCGCCAGAGGCCAAGAAACTGTCCAGGCTGGACATCTTGGCGCTGCCGAGGAAGAGGACCGGTTCTTTTACGGCTCCCGGCGACAACGAGACCTCGTCCTCCGCCGGCCGTGCCGCTTTCGTCAATCGGAACGCCGATTCGGTCCTTGCTGCCAGGAAGTCCTCGGTGAGCGACGCCCATCAGGCCGCCGGCAGAGCGGGAGGAGCTCCGGGGAAGAATACGCTGACCCGCACCCGCTCCGGCGGAGCCAAGTACCCCAACGTCG GTTTCCATCCCAAGCAGAAGAACTCTGACTTTTCTTCTTCATCTGACGAAGACTACAAAAGCAGCAGCGCAAACGCCACGAAAGCCAGACGTTCAGCCCAGACTCCTCGGAGCGACAGGCCGGCCGCCGCCCGCTCCAAATCCGTCTCCGCCGAGacggaggaggacgaggaccgGAGCGACCCGTACCAGAACTGGTCCGCACACAGCGCCGAGATCGCAAA GCTCAGTCACGACTTGGCCAAAGATTTGGCCATCTTGGCCAGAGAAATCCACGACGTCGCCGGAGACGGAGATTGCGGCGCCGCGTCGTCCGGCCCCGCGCTCGACACGTCGGCCTGCGCCGTGTCTGCCGGCGAGGAG CTGCTTCAAGTCGCGCCCGACGACACCCGGAACCTCCGGAACGTTCCCGAACGCTCCCGACTGGACGCAAACATGAACGAAGCCAAGTGGGACTGCAGAGGAGAGGTCACGATTTCATTCTCTCAGgctgtggatggatggacggatggtcggatggacggatggtcggatggatggacggatggacggatggatggacggatggacggatggtcggatggacggatggacggatggacggatggacggatggtcggatggatggacggatggacgggtggtcggatggacggatggtcggatggatggacggatggtcggatggatggacggatggacggatggtcGGATGGACGGGTGgtcggatggatggacggatggacggatggacggatggacggatggtcggatggatggacggatggacggatggtcggatggacggatggtcggatggacggatggtcggatggatggacggatggacggatggacggatggtcggacggatggacggatggacggatggtcggatggatggatgcaagggTGGATTAA
- the cep170bb gene encoding centrosomal protein of 170 kDa protein B isoform X4 produces MSVTSWFLVSSSGTRHRLPKEMIFVGREDCELVLQSRSVDKQHAVINYNAAADQHLVKDLGSLNGTFVNDLRIPDQTYVTLKVSDILRFGYDSHVYVLEKSQHKVPEEALKVSAAPHEKYTGQLQMSLKAAHAKKTELDKNAGSKSLTQEVATPRPTPLYGQPSWWGEEDCGSRPDSGDEPHREDPHREVQREAPPPADPDFAGCLSSPQTKTLFAPYQREASYFEIPTKDLQVPKAVVAELQEIPTKDTSPAPTETPPAVQSHASFTIEFDECTPGKIKIKDHVTKFSSRHRKTPPPAKTAPAEAMSSQNKVADWLVHSDVSLMKKRPTCDDVYSTKSDLAVNFKSLKGHHHDDGTQSDSEDPALKGRRSKSQYSGSSAQPKRRTPASPEAPEPPLCRSPPQVRSPVTDPSKQGPPERLSQQAFVIEFFDDNPRKKRSQSFTHNPAHADSYSALKSKPERRKGSERPASVHGHVAPTQQVTVPLKSPGGHGAPQRSGSLRREQADTETYRSTSAIFVRPFGSVGKKSKLAQDLAVEFLKDSSQDSFPTRQQMSPPPMSAPPVMVSPPLPPEPSAPPATAPPPAVDPAPGPAPPPLSFTGGEPKGCQRLLRNEEDDSVSEAGTYTIDTDAHDQEVEDARNMIDQVFGVLDSPEYADLSPGTPRPVLEEGQDANVASCCMMLHDFGLAGSSAPAASPLQAPGPEGPKWVSRWASLADSCAAPGSAPPQEDLRTPIQATEGYSYERSESESSHSSRTRRLLPQVPPEKLDGALPGLLVHHAPSRDRDRADRAPHSPAHQQDSTQCLSVQDELDPDSLSDASRSEDRPIFKQTQNHRTALKSSAPLKGHENSTSSTESPIFYIGSEENPTRADSARFSAHFQRSPDSYAKTPPTTVLIRHLGSHEARRGGLKPHSSAPNLQTQNKDCVPTKDTSSLVRQESFTKTGPSENVQVNKLPHISSQPSIRDLEQRREKFVDADPFLQEPGKFPSPGSGQSSKKGGSSSHVDDSLSGESDVDTASTVSQVSSKNASVTSAVKKQSNGTLRKEKTSFGQQKGRQLSARERLSEKRRNPVSVPPANKAGATKRFQMRRSAGSRGSLDLSSEGQQASRTFSDQEASQTSSRGKKVVSLLQKEDNVKTAIVQVLTRSNSLSAPRPTRASMLRRARLGETSDNEGAETDRASQSSDHAAVAPKAAPEAKKLSRLDILALPRKRTGSFTAPGDNETSSSAGRAAFVNRNADSVLAARKSSVSDAHQAAGRAGGAPGKNTLTRTRSGGAKYPNVGFHPKQKNSDFSSSSDEDYKSSSANATKARRSAQTPRSDRPAAARSKSVSAETEEDEDRSDPYQNWSAHSAEIAKLSHDLAKDLAILAREIHDVAGDGDCGAASSGPALDTSACAVSAGEELLQVAPDDTRNLRNVPERSRLDANMNEAKWDCRGEVTISFSQAVDGWTDGRMDGWSDGWTDGRMDGRMDGWSDGRMDGWTDGRMVGWMDGWTGGRMDGWSDGWTDGRMDGRMDGWSDGRVVGWMDGWTDGRMDGWSDGWTDGRMVGWTDGRMDGWSDGWTDGRMDGWSDGWTDGRMVGWMDARVD; encoded by the exons ATGAGCGTGACGTCGTGGTTCCTGGTTAGCAGCTCCGGCACGCGCCACCGCCTCCCCAAGGAGATGATCTTCGTGGGCCGCGAGGACTGTGAGCTCGTGCTGCAG TCTCGCAGCGTGGACAAGCAGCACGCCGTCATCAACTACAACGCCGCCGCAGACCAGCACCTGGTCAAGGACTTGGGCAGCCTGAACGGG ACGTTCGTGAACGACCTGAGGATTCCCGACCAGACGTACGTGACGCTGAAAGTGTCCGACATCCTCCGATTCGGATACGAT TCTCACGTCTACGTTCTGGAGAAGAGTCAACACAAAGTCCCCGAAGAGGCTCTCAAGGTCAGCGCGGCGCCG CACGAGAAGTACACCGGCCAATTGCAGATGAGCCTGAAGGCGGCTCACGCGAAGAAGACGGAGCTCGACAAGAACGCCGGCAGCAAGAGTCTGACGCAAG AGGTGGCGACCCCGCGGCCCACGCCGCTGTACGGGCAGCCGTCTTGGTGGGGCGAGGAGGACTGCGGGAGTCGGCCGGACAGCGGAGATGAGCCTCACAGAGAAGACCCTCACAGAG AGGTGCAGAGAGAAGCTCCGCCGCCTGCGGATCCCGATTTCGCCGGATGTCTTTCCAGTCCCCAAACGAAGACCCTATTCGCGCCGTACCAGCGCGAGGCCAGCTACTTCGAGATTCCCACCAAGGACTTGCAAGTCCCCAAGGCCGTGGTGGCGGAGCTACAAGAGATCCCCACCAAGGACACGTCCCCCGCCCCCACCGAGACCCCGCCCGCCGTCCAGAGCCACGCCTCTTTCACCATCGAGTTTGACGAGTGCACGCCGGGCAAGATCAAAATCAAGGACCACGTGACCAAGTTCTCCTCCCGCCACAGGAAGACTCCGCCCCCTGCCAAGACCGCCCCGGCGGAAGCGATGTCATCGCAGAACAAGGTGGCCGACTGGCTGGTTCACAGCGACGTCAGCCTGATGAAGAAGCGGCCCACGTGTGACGACGTTTACAGCACGAAGAGCGACCTCGCCGTCAACTTCAAGTCGCTGAAAG GTCATCACCATGACGACGGAACGCAGAGCGACTCCGAGGACCCGGCGCTCAAAGGTCGGAGGAGTAAATCCCAGTATTCCGGGAGCTCCGCCCAGCCAAAACGGAGAACGCCGGCCTCCCCCGAGGCCCCGGAGCCCCCCTTGTGCCGAAGCCCCCCTCAGGTCCGGTCTCCCGTCACGGACCCGTCCAAGCAAGGTCCCCCCGAGCGCCTGAGCCAGCAGGCATTTGTCATCGAGTTCTTTGACGACAACCCTCGCAAGAAGCGGTCGCAGTCGTTCACACACAACCCCGCCCACGCAGACTCTTACTCCGCCCTCAAGAGCAAGCCGGAGCGCCGCAAAGGCAGCGAGCGTCCGGCATCCGTTCACGGCCACGTGGCCCCGACCCAGCAGGTCACGGTGCCGCTCAAAAGTCCCGGCGGCCACGGAGCCCCCCAGAGATccggttctctgaggcgggaaCAGGCAGATACGGAGACCTATCGCTCGACCTCGGCCATCTTTGTTCGTCCTTTTGGCAGCGTCGGGAAGAAGTCCAAACTCGCTCAAGACTTGGCCGTGGAATTCTTGAAGGATTCTAGTCAGGACTCCTTCCCTACCAGGCAGCAAATGTCGCCTCCGCCGATGTCGGCACCACCGGTGATGGTGTCGCCTCCTTTGCCGCCAGAACCTTCAGCCCCTCCCGCGACGGCGCCGCCTCCCGCCGTCGACCCTGCCCCGGGCCCCGCCCCGCCGCCCCTGAGTTTTACCGGAGGGGAGCCAAAAGGGTGCCAGAGGCTGTTGAGGAACGAGGAGGACGACAGCGTGAGCGAGGCCGGCACCTACACCATCGACACGGACGCTCACGACCAGGAAGTGGAAGACGCTCGCAACATGATCGACCAG GTGTTCGGGGTCCTGGACTCCCCGGAGTACGCTGATCTGAGCCCGGGAACGCCGAGGCCCGTGCTAGAGGAAGGCCAGGATGCTAACGTCGCTAGCTGTTGCATGATGTTGCACGACTTCGGCCTGGCTGGGAGCAGTGCCCCCGCAGCAAGCCCCTTACAG GCTCCAGGTCCAGAAGGACCAAAGTGGGTTTCCCGTTGGGCCAGTCTAGCAGACAGCTGTGCTGCGCCTGGTTCCGCACCGCCTCAAGAAG ACCTGCGCACGCCGATCCAGGCGACTGAAGGTTACAGCTACGAGCGGTCAGAGTCGGAGTCCAGCCACAGCTCCAGGACGAGAAGGCTCCTGCCTCAGGTTCCCCCCGAAAAGCTGGACGGCGCCCTCCCCGGCCTCCTTGTGCACCACGCACCTTCTCGAGACCGGGACCGTGCGGACAGAGCTCCTCATTCTCCCGCACACCAACAGGACTCCACTCAGTGCCTGTCTGTTCAAGATGAACTGGATCCAGACAGTCTGAGTGACGCCAGCCGCTCGGAGGACAGACCCATTTTCAAGCAAACGCAAAACCATCGAACTGCTTTGAAATCTTCAGCTCCTTTAAAGGGTCATGAGAACTCAACCTCATCCACAGAATCCCCCATCTTCTACATTGGTTCTGAAGAAAATCCAACCAGAGCTGACTCAGCCCGATTCTCAGCCCACTTTCAGAGGAGCCCAGACTCCTACGCCAAAACTCCCCCGACCACCGTTCTGATCCGACACCTCGGCAGCCATGAAGCCCGCAGGGGGGGCCTGAAACCACACAGCTCCGCACCAAACCTCCAAACACAGAACAAAGATTGTGTCCCGACAAAAGACACCTCGTCCCTCGTACGGCAGGAGAGTTTCACCAAAACCGGGCCAAGTGAAAACGTCCAAGTCAACAAGCTTCCCCACATTTCCAGTCAGCCGTCCATCAGAGACTTGGAACAGAGGAGGGAGAAGTTTGTGGATGCGGATCCCTTCCTCCAGGAGCCCGGCAAGTTCCCGTCTCCCGGCTCCGGGCAAAGCTCCAAGAAAGGCGGCTCGTCCAGCCACGTCGACGATTCGCTTTCCGGAGAGTCTGACGTGGACACGGCGAGCACCGTGAGCCAGGTGAGCAGCAAAAACGCGTCCGTCACTTCTGCTGTTAAAAAACAGTCCAACGGCACTCTCCGAAAGGAGAAGACCTCCTTCGGTCAGCAGAAGGGACGACAGCTCTCGGCCCGTGAGCGACTTTCAGAGAAACGGCGAAACCCGGTTAGCGTTCCTCCCGCAAACAAGGCGGGGGCGACCAAGCGCTTTCAGATGCGCCGCAGCGCCGGCAGCCGTGGATCTTTGGATCTGTCGTCTGAGGGCCAGCAGGCTTCCCGGACATTTTCTGACCAGGAAGCCTCGCAGACATCCAGCCGCGGTAAAAAGGTGGTCTCCTTGCTTCAAAAAGAGGACAATGTAAAGACGGCAATCGTGCAGGTTCTGACCCGTTCCAACAGCTTGTCCGCACCGCGTCCCACTAGAGCGTCCATGTTGCGCCGAGCGCGCCTGGGAGAAACTTCAGATAACGAAGGTGCGGAGACCGACCGGGCCTCTCAAAGTTCCGACCATGCCGCTGTGGCGCCAAAAGCGGCGCCAGAGGCCAAGAAACTGTCCAGGCTGGACATCTTGGCGCTGCCGAGGAAGAGGACCGGTTCTTTTACGGCTCCCGGCGACAACGAGACCTCGTCCTCCGCCGGCCGTGCCGCTTTCGTCAATCGGAACGCCGATTCGGTCCTTGCTGCCAGGAAGTCCTCGGTGAGCGACGCCCATCAGGCCGCCGGCAGAGCGGGAGGAGCTCCGGGGAAGAATACGCTGACCCGCACCCGCTCCGGCGGAGCCAAGTACCCCAACGTCG GTTTCCATCCCAAGCAGAAGAACTCTGACTTTTCTTCTTCATCTGACGAAGACTACAAAAGCAGCAGCGCAAACGCCACGAAAGCCAGACGTTCAGCCCAGACTCCTCGGAGCGACAGGCCGGCCGCCGCCCGCTCCAAATCCGTCTCCGCCGAGacggaggaggacgaggaccgGAGCGACCCGTACCAGAACTGGTCCGCACACAGCGCCGAGATCGCAAA GCTCAGTCACGACTTGGCCAAAGATTTGGCCATCTTGGCCAGAGAAATCCACGACGTCGCCGGAGACGGAGATTGCGGCGCCGCGTCGTCCGGCCCCGCGCTCGACACGTCGGCCTGCGCCGTGTCTGCCGGCGAGGAG CTGCTTCAAGTCGCGCCCGACGACACCCGGAACCTCCGGAACGTTCCCGAACGCTCCCGACTGGACGCAAACATGAACGAAGCCAAGTGGGACTGCAGAGGAGAGGTCACGATTTCATTCTCTCAGgctgtggatggatggacggatggtcggatggacggatggtcggatggatggacggatggacggatggatggacggatggacggatggtcggatggacggatggacggatggacggatggacggatggtcggatggatggacggatggacgggtggtcggatggacggatggtcggatggatggacggatggtcggatggatggacggatggacggatggtcGGATGGACGGGTGgtcggatggatggacggatggacggatggacggatggacggatggtcggatggatggacggatggacggatggtcggatggacggatggtcggatggacggatggtcggatggatggacggatggacggatggacggatggtcggacggatggacggatggacggatggtcggatggatggatgcaagggTGGATTAA